A window of Oncorhynchus nerka isolate Pitt River linkage group LG4, Oner_Uvic_2.0, whole genome shotgun sequence contains these coding sequences:
- the LOC135571490 gene encoding uncharacterized protein LOC135571490 codes for MNGPKRTWQQVKIKYKNILQNAVKKNTHRQGTGGGSPKADLTPAEDMALELNKGRPVLEGIPGGKETSIGSSQDATRFIQVPGSTVFLLEPPAQAPDDADPGEGPSAAATAHDGDDDEEETISLDSRRHEDPDAIQWENQPGNISSQAIRKLYGNHLRRQIELADIDIQYKKKKMENLALESEIKKRTIRKLDLEIKKLERELQEDDTAQNKN; via the exons atgaacgggccaaaacggacatggcagcaggtcaaaatcaaatacaagaacattctgcagaatg cagtgaaaaagaatacgcacagacaaggcacgggtggtgggtcaccaaaggctgaccttaccccagcagaggacatggccttggagctaaataaaggcaggcccgtcttagaggggatccctggggggaaagagacgagcataggttcctcccaagatgccacccgcttcattcaag tgcctggcagcactgtgttcctgttagagccaccagcacaagcaccagacgatgctgatcca ggtgaaggccccagtgcagcagcaacagcacatgatggagacgatgatgaggaggagaccatctctctggattccagaaggcatgag gacccagatgctatacagtgggaaaaccagcctggcaacata agctcacaagctatcagaaagttgtatggcaaccaccttcggcgccaaatagaactggcagacatagacattcagtacaagaagaaaaagatggaaaatcttgcactggagtccgaaataaaaaagaggacaattaggaaactggaccttgaaataaaaaaacttgagagggag ctccaagaagatgacacagctcaaaataaaaattag
- the LOC135571491 gene encoding putative nuclease HARBI1, translating into MSSSPSLATEDSVTSKRSSIGLQMVCNADCVISNVVAKWPGSVHDSRIFRASEIYQCLSQGEFSGVLLGDRGYGCQPFLLTPFTDPQEAQQAYNHAHARTRARVEMTFGLLKARFQCLHKLRVSPVRACDITVACAVLHNVACLRKERAPRVPPAMDWDNPAIFPDDDSGRLLRDQYVLNYFS; encoded by the exons atgtcttcatctccttccctggccacagaagactctgtgacatcaaagaggagttctataggattgcag atggtctgcaatgctgactgtgtgatcagcaatgttgtggcaaaatggcctggctcagtccatgactccagaatctttcgggcctctgaaatctatcagtgcctatcacaag gtgaattctctggtgtgttgctgggagacagggggtatggctgccagccttttctcctgacacctttcacagacccccaggaagcacagcaggcctacaaccatgcccatgccaggaccagggccagagttgaaatgacctttggcctcctgaaggcacgctttcaatgccttcacaaattaagggtcagccctgttagggcatgtgatattactgtggcttgtgctgtcctccacaatgtggcctgcctgaggaaggagagggcccccagagtgccaccagccatggactgggacaatccggcaatcttccctgatgacgacagtggtcggctgctgagggaccaatatgtgttgaattattttagttag